One genomic region from Bradyrhizobium icense encodes:
- the smpB gene encoding SsrA-binding protein SmpB, with translation MADKNERPIKVVAENRKARFNYAIEDTIEAGIALTGTEVKSIRNGKTTIAESYADSKNGEIWLINANIPEYLQANRFNHEPKRPRKLLLHRKQINRLMGAVDREGMTLIPLKLYFNERGRAKLLLAIAKGKKLHDKRESEKKRDWGREKGRLMRARG, from the coding sequence GTGGCCGACAAGAACGAGCGCCCGATCAAGGTTGTCGCCGAAAACCGCAAGGCCCGGTTCAACTACGCGATCGAGGACACAATCGAGGCTGGTATCGCGCTGACCGGCACCGAAGTGAAGTCGATCCGCAACGGCAAGACGACCATTGCGGAATCCTACGCGGATTCCAAGAACGGCGAGATCTGGCTGATCAACGCCAATATTCCGGAATATCTGCAGGCCAACCGCTTCAACCACGAGCCGAAACGGCCCCGCAAGTTGCTGCTGCACCGAAAGCAGATCAACAGGCTGATGGGCGCGGTCGATCGCGAAGGGATGACGCTGATCCCGCTAAAGCTCTATTTCAACGAGCGCGGCCGCGCCAAGCTGTTGCTGGCGATTGCCAAGGGCAAGAAGCTGCACGACAAGCGCGAGAGCGAAAAGAAGCGCGACTGGGGCCGCGAAAAAGGCCGGCTGATGCGGGCGAGAGGGTAG
- a CDS encoding uracil-DNA glycosylase, translating into MANLPAPAAAEPDRNCPLCPRLAEFRAQARAREPSWHNSPVASFGSAAAQLLIVGLAPGLQGANRTGRPFTGDYAGDLLYATLLEYGFAKGVYQARPDDGLKLVDCRISNAVRCVPPQNKPLPVEISTCRQFLATTIATMPKLRAIVLLGRIAHDSTLKALGLRNGAAPFAHGAVHKAGAIRLYDSYHCSRYNTNTRVLTPEMFREVFAKVRKDLGS; encoded by the coding sequence ATGGCTAATCTCCCCGCCCCTGCGGCTGCCGAACCCGACCGCAACTGCCCGCTCTGCCCGAGGCTCGCCGAATTTCGCGCGCAGGCACGTGCCCGCGAGCCCAGTTGGCACAACTCGCCGGTCGCTTCGTTCGGCAGTGCCGCGGCGCAACTGTTGATTGTCGGGCTGGCGCCGGGCCTGCAGGGCGCCAACCGGACCGGACGGCCGTTCACCGGAGACTACGCCGGCGATCTCCTGTATGCGACCCTGCTCGAATACGGCTTTGCCAAGGGCGTCTATCAGGCGCGGCCGGACGACGGGCTGAAGCTCGTCGACTGCCGGATCAGCAATGCGGTGCGCTGCGTGCCGCCGCAGAACAAGCCGCTGCCGGTCGAGATCAGCACCTGCCGGCAATTTCTGGCAACGACAATTGCGACCATGCCCAAGCTGCGCGCTATCGTGCTGCTCGGCCGCATCGCACATGACTCGACCCTGAAGGCCCTCGGCCTGCGCAATGGCGCCGCCCCCTTTGCGCACGGCGCCGTGCACAAAGCCGGCGCTATCAGGCTCTACGACAGCTATCACTGCTCGCGCTACAACACGAACACACGGGTGCTGACACCGGAGATGTTTCGCGAGGTGTTTGCGAAAGTGCGGAAGGATTTGGGGTCGTAG
- a CDS encoding NYN domain-containing protein encodes MSPASNKIALFIDGANLYATAKTLGFDIDYKRLLKEFQSRGTLLRAFYYTAIIEDQEYSSIRPLIDWLDYNGYTVVTKATKEFIDASGRRKVKGNMDIELAVDAMELAEHVDQIVLFSGDGDFRSLVEAVQRRGVRVTVVSTISSQPPMIADELRRQADVFTDLVELQSKLGRDPSERPAPREPRHHSPQFLQRATTVAPRGADDDFDD; translated from the coding sequence ATGTCACCAGCTTCCAACAAGATTGCGCTCTTCATCGATGGCGCCAACCTCTACGCAACGGCCAAGACGCTCGGCTTCGACATCGATTACAAGCGCCTTCTCAAGGAATTTCAGAGCCGAGGGACGCTGTTGCGTGCGTTCTACTACACGGCGATTATTGAGGATCAGGAATACTCGTCGATCCGTCCCCTAATCGACTGGCTCGACTACAACGGCTACACGGTCGTCACCAAAGCAACGAAGGAATTCATCGACGCATCCGGCCGCCGCAAGGTGAAAGGCAACATGGATATCGAGCTCGCCGTCGATGCCATGGAACTCGCCGAGCATGTCGATCAGATCGTGCTGTTCTCGGGTGACGGCGATTTCCGCTCGCTGGTTGAAGCGGTGCAGCGCCGCGGCGTTCGCGTTACGGTCGTGTCGACCATTTCGAGCCAGCCGCCGATGATCGCCGACGAACTGCGCCGCCAGGCCGACGTCTTCACCGACCTTGTCGAGCTGCAATCAAAACTGGGCCGCGATCCCTCCGAGCGCCCTGCCCCGCGCGAGCCGCGTCATCACTCCCCGCAATTCCTGCAGCGCGCCACCACCGTGGCGCCGCGGGGTGCTGACGACGATTTCGACGATTGA
- the rpoZ gene encoding DNA-directed RNA polymerase subunit omega, with protein sequence MARVTVEDCIDKVDNRFDLVLLAAHRARMISSGSQLTVDRDNDKNPVVSLREIADSTISPEDLREELVHSLQKFVEVDEPEPDTVPLIGSAGASVDADDTEVAVERMTEEELLKGLEGLAPPEEQPEEDE encoded by the coding sequence ATGGCGCGCGTCACCGTGGAAGATTGCATTGACAAGGTCGACAACCGGTTCGACCTGGTGCTGCTGGCGGCACATCGCGCCCGTATGATTTCGTCCGGTTCACAACTGACGGTTGATCGCGACAACGACAAGAACCCGGTCGTTTCGCTGCGGGAAATCGCCGATTCCACTATTTCCCCGGAAGACCTCCGCGAGGAACTTGTCCATTCCCTGCAGAAATTCGTCGAGGTCGACGAGCCTGAGCCCGATACCGTGCCTTTGATCGGTTCGGCCGGCGCCAGCGTCGATGCCGACGACACCGAAGTCGCGGTCGAGCGCATGACCGAGGAAGAGCTCCTCAAGGGGCTGGAAGGCCTAGCGCCGCCGGAAGAGCAGCCCGAAGAGGACGAGTAA
- a CDS encoding RelA/SpoT family protein, producing MAYWRRSSRQMQAATGQVAVAPSSPAAEKPKSPRSRMMRQYDLVERVRSYNPDTNEDLLNRAYVYAMKAHGTQTRASGDPYFSHPLEVAAILTNLKLDDATIVAALLHDTIEDTEATRAEIDNIFGHEIGALVEGLTKLKRLELVSREAKQAENLRKLLLAIADDVRVLLIKLADRLHNMRTLEFVPHASRRRIAEETLDIYAPLAGRMGMHEMREELEDLSFHVLDPEAYAVVKQRLDALADRNRNLISEIESQLSKNLQKNGIPARVYGRRKQPFSIWTKMERKSVGFEQLSDIYGFRIILSDAEACYRALGVVHTTWPVVPGRFKDYISTPKQNDYRSLHTTVIGPGNQRVELQIRTEEMNQIAEFGIAAHAFYKEGMGSPTERLEHESNAFAWLRHTVGILSESANPEEFLEHTKLELFHDQVFCFTPKGKLIALPRQANVIDFAYAVHTDVGNSAVGCKINGKFSPLSSELQNGDEVEVLTSQAQSAPPSAWESLAITGKARAAIRRATRTAVRDQYAGLGRRIIDRLFARAKIEYADDKLKGALPRLARASIEDVMASVGRGELKASDVARAMYPDYKEERLVKYGAKKSLAVKLKLKSEPHPARSTSVIPVRGINSDLPVKFAPNGGAVPGDRIVGIVTPGEGITIYPIQSPALKDFEEEPERWLDVRWDIDETMPQRFPARILVHNVNEPGSLAQVATVIAEHDGNIDNISMSRRSPDFTELTIDLEVYDLKHLSAIIAQLRAKAVVAKVERVNG from the coding sequence ATGGCGTATTGGCGCCGCAGCTCCCGGCAGATGCAGGCCGCGACCGGACAGGTCGCGGTGGCGCCGTCGTCGCCCGCGGCGGAGAAGCCGAAATCGCCGCGCTCGCGCATGATGCGGCAATACGATCTGGTCGAGCGCGTCCGGTCGTACAACCCGGATACCAACGAAGACCTGCTCAATCGCGCCTATGTCTACGCCATGAAGGCGCATGGCACGCAGACGCGCGCGTCCGGCGATCCCTATTTCTCGCATCCGCTCGAGGTCGCCGCGATCCTGACCAACCTCAAGCTGGACGACGCCACCATTGTCGCAGCGCTGCTGCACGATACCATCGAGGATACCGAGGCGACGCGCGCCGAGATCGACAACATCTTCGGCCACGAGATCGGCGCGCTGGTCGAAGGCCTCACCAAGCTGAAGCGGCTGGAGCTGGTTTCGCGCGAGGCCAAGCAGGCCGAGAATTTGCGCAAGCTCTTGCTGGCGATCGCCGACGACGTTCGCGTGCTGCTGATCAAGCTTGCCGATCGCCTGCATAACATGCGCACGCTGGAATTCGTGCCGCACGCCTCGCGCCGCCGCATTGCCGAGGAGACGCTGGATATCTATGCGCCGCTAGCAGGCCGCATGGGTATGCATGAGATGCGCGAGGAACTGGAAGATCTATCCTTCCATGTGCTCGATCCCGAAGCCTATGCGGTGGTGAAGCAACGGCTCGACGCACTTGCCGACCGCAACCGCAATCTGATCAGCGAGATTGAAAGCCAGCTCTCCAAGAACCTGCAGAAGAACGGCATCCCTGCGCGCGTCTATGGCCGCCGCAAGCAGCCGTTCTCGATCTGGACCAAAATGGAGCGCAAGTCGGTCGGCTTCGAGCAATTGTCCGATATCTACGGCTTCCGCATTATCCTAAGCGACGCGGAGGCCTGCTACCGCGCGCTCGGCGTCGTGCACACCACCTGGCCGGTAGTGCCCGGACGCTTCAAGGACTACATCTCGACGCCGAAGCAGAACGACTATCGTTCGCTCCACACCACCGTGATCGGACCCGGCAACCAGCGCGTGGAATTGCAGATCCGCACCGAGGAGATGAACCAGATCGCCGAATTCGGCATTGCCGCGCACGCCTTCTACAAGGAAGGCATGGGCTCGCCGACCGAGCGGCTGGAGCACGAATCCAACGCCTTTGCCTGGCTGCGCCACACCGTCGGCATCCTGTCCGAGAGCGCCAATCCGGAAGAATTTCTGGAGCACACCAAGCTTGAGCTGTTCCACGACCAGGTGTTCTGCTTCACCCCGAAGGGAAAATTGATTGCGCTGCCGCGTCAGGCCAATGTGATCGACTTCGCCTATGCGGTGCATACGGATGTCGGCAACTCGGCGGTCGGCTGCAAGATCAACGGCAAGTTCTCGCCGCTTTCGTCCGAATTGCAGAACGGAGACGAAGTCGAGGTCCTGACCTCGCAGGCCCAGTCGGCGCCGCCCTCGGCATGGGAATCGCTCGCGATCACCGGCAAGGCGCGCGCGGCGATCCGGCGCGCGACCCGCACCGCGGTGCGCGATCAATATGCAGGCCTCGGCCGCCGCATCATCGATCGCCTGTTTGCCCGCGCCAAGATCGAATATGCCGACGACAAGCTGAAGGGTGCACTGCCGCGTCTGGCGCGCGCCTCGATCGAGGACGTGATGGCCTCCGTCGGACGTGGCGAACTGAAGGCATCCGATGTCGCCCGCGCGATGTACCCGGACTACAAGGAAGAGCGGTTGGTGAAGTACGGGGCCAAGAAGAGCCTCGCGGTCAAACTGAAGCTGAAGTCGGAGCCGCATCCGGCGCGCAGCACCTCCGTGATCCCGGTGCGCGGTATCAATTCGGACTTGCCGGTGAAGTTCGCCCCGAACGGCGGCGCGGTTCCGGGCGACCGCATCGTCGGCATCGTCACGCCGGGCGAGGGGATCACGATCTATCCGATCCAGTCGCCGGCGCTGAAGGATTTCGAGGAGGAGCCGGAGCGCTGGCTCGACGTGCGCTGGGATATCGATGAAACCATGCCGCAGCGTTTTCCGGCGCGGATCCTGGTCCACAACGTCAACGAGCCCGGCAGCCTCGCCCAGGTCGCCACCGTGATCGCCGAGCACGACGGCAATATCGATAATATCAGCATGTCGCGCCGCTCGCCGGATTTCACCGAGCTGACCATCGATCTCGAGGTCTATGACCTCAAACATCTCAGTGCAATTATCGCTCAATTGCGTGCCAAGGCCGTCGTTGCCAAGGTCGAGCGCGTCAATGGGTAG
- a CDS encoding pyridoxine 5'-phosphate synthase — translation MPLPPLRLGVNVDHVATLRNARSGERPDPVRAALLAIEAGADGITAHLREDRRHIRDSDMARLKAEISKPLNFEMAATEDMLRISLATKPHAVCLVPERREELTTEGGLDVVGQHNLLAPFIARLNDAGIRVSLFISADPPQIEMAAKLRAPVIEIHTGGWCDAVVDGHADKAEAEWQRIVEGAALARAAGLEVHAGHGLDYQTAETISALPEIAELNIGYFMMGEALFVGLGETVRQMRSAMDRGRRKVASRP, via the coding sequence ATGCCTCTTCCCCCGCTCCGCCTCGGCGTCAACGTCGACCACGTCGCCACCTTGCGCAACGCGCGGAGCGGCGAGCGGCCGGATCCGGTGCGCGCGGCGCTGTTGGCGATCGAGGCGGGCGCCGATGGCATCACCGCCCATCTGCGTGAAGATCGCCGTCACATCCGCGACAGCGACATGGCCCGCCTGAAGGCGGAAATATCGAAGCCGCTGAATTTCGAGATGGCGGCAACGGAAGACATGCTGCGGATCTCGCTCGCCACCAAGCCGCACGCCGTGTGCCTGGTACCGGAGCGCCGCGAAGAACTCACCACCGAGGGCGGGCTCGACGTGGTCGGCCAGCACAACTTGCTGGCCCCCTTCATCGCTCGGCTCAACGATGCCGGCATCCGGGTGTCGCTGTTCATCTCAGCCGACCCGCCGCAGATCGAGATGGCGGCGAAATTGCGCGCGCCCGTGATCGAGATCCACACCGGCGGCTGGTGCGACGCCGTGGTCGACGGTCACGCTGACAAGGCCGAGGCGGAATGGCAGCGCATTGTCGAGGGTGCCGCATTGGCGCGCGCCGCGGGGCTGGAGGTCCATGCCGGCCACGGCCTCGACTACCAGACCGCGGAGACGATTTCGGCGCTGCCCGAGATCGCCGAACTCAACATCGGCTATTTCATGATGGGGGAGGCACTGTTCGTCGGGCTTGGCGAGACCGTGCGGCAGATGCGCTCCGCAATGGACCGCGGCCGCCGGAAGGTCGCGAGCCGGCCATGA
- the acpS gene encoding holo-ACP synthase, with protein MIIGIGSDLVDITRVAKVIERHGDRFLDRIFTDVERAKAARRANSEKMVVATYAKRFAAKEACSKALGTGIRRGVWWRDMGVVNMPGGRPTMKLTGGALARLEALTPEGFEARIDLSITDDWPLAQAFVIISAVAPGKS; from the coding sequence ATGATCATCGGCATCGGTTCCGACCTGGTCGACATCACAAGGGTTGCCAAGGTGATCGAGCGCCATGGCGACCGCTTCCTCGACCGCATCTTCACAGACGTCGAGCGCGCCAAGGCGGCGCGCCGCGCCAACAGCGAAAAAATGGTGGTCGCGACCTATGCCAAGCGATTCGCCGCCAAGGAGGCCTGTTCCAAGGCGCTCGGCACCGGCATCCGGCGCGGCGTCTGGTGGCGCGACATGGGGGTGGTGAACATGCCGGGGGGACGGCCGACCATGAAACTCACCGGCGGCGCGCTGGCCCGGCTCGAAGCCCTGACGCCGGAGGGGTTCGAGGCGCGGATCGATCTGTCGATCACCGACGACTGGCCGCTGGCGCAGGCCTTCGTCATAATTTCGGCGGTCGCACCCGGCAAATCATGA
- the lepB gene encoding signal peptidase I, translating to MSVTSGTKSESGLGETIRVVIHALLIALVIRTFLFQPFNIPSGSMKATLLVGDYLFVSKYTYGYSHYSIPLSPPLFSGRIFGSEPNRGDIVVFRLPKDDSTDYIKRVIGLPGDRIQMREGLLYINDKPVKRERLSDFIGEDPCGSDATARVKRWKETLPNGVSYESLDCVDNGFYDNTNVYTVPPGHFFMMGDNRDNSTDSRVLSAVGYVPFENIVGRAQMIFFSIAEGEHAWMFWRWPTAVRWNRLFTIVR from the coding sequence ATGAGCGTGACATCCGGCACAAAATCTGAAAGCGGCTTGGGTGAAACCATCCGCGTCGTCATCCATGCTCTCCTGATCGCGCTCGTGATCCGCACCTTCCTGTTCCAGCCGTTCAACATCCCGTCGGGATCGATGAAGGCGACGCTCTTGGTCGGCGATTACCTGTTCGTCTCGAAATACACGTACGGCTACAGCCACTATTCCATTCCATTGTCGCCGCCACTGTTCTCGGGCCGCATCTTCGGCTCGGAGCCGAACCGCGGCGACATCGTGGTGTTCCGCCTGCCGAAGGACGATTCCACCGATTACATCAAGCGCGTGATTGGCCTGCCGGGCGACCGCATCCAGATGCGGGAAGGGCTGCTCTACATCAACGACAAGCCGGTCAAGCGCGAGCGGCTTTCCGACTTCATCGGCGAGGACCCCTGCGGCTCCGATGCCACCGCGCGCGTCAAGCGCTGGAAGGAAACGCTGCCGAACGGCGTCAGCTATGAGTCGCTCGATTGCGTCGACAACGGTTTCTACGACAACACCAACGTCTATACCGTGCCCCCCGGCCACTTCTTCATGATGGGCGACAACCGCGACAACTCCACCGACAGCCGCGTGCTGTCGGCGGTGGGCTACGTGCCGTTCGAAAACATCGTCGGCCGGGCGCAGATGATCTTCTTCTCCATTGCCGAGGGCGAACACGCCTGGATGTTCTGGCGCTGGCCGACCGCGGTGCGCTGGAATCGCCTATTCACAATCGTGCGATGA
- the rnc gene encoding ribonuclease III, which yields MNDETATIPDTSAPSEPGQQTDAPREAAPKKKRGKAGAKAAAAAIEGRIGYKFSDPALLTTAFTHVSALKPATRHRADSYQRLEFLGDHVLGLIISDMLYRAYPRADEGELSKRLADLVRKESCADVAKSLGLLDDIKLGAVGAGAGARLRKSVLGDICEAVIGAIYLDGGYAAAAQFVERNWLERMRKPRRPLRDPKTVLQEWAQSKGLPTPVYREIERTGPHHDPQFRVAVDLPGLALAEGVGGSKRAAEKVAASVMIEREGVGGGSNDS from the coding sequence ATGAACGACGAGACGGCGACCATTCCCGACACATCGGCCCCGAGCGAGCCGGGCCAGCAGACGGATGCGCCCCGCGAAGCTGCGCCGAAGAAAAAGCGTGGCAAGGCCGGCGCGAAGGCTGCGGCTGCCGCGATCGAGGGGCGCATCGGCTACAAATTCTCCGATCCGGCGCTGCTGACGACCGCCTTTACCCATGTCTCGGCCCTGAAGCCCGCGACGCGGCATCGCGCCGACAGTTATCAGCGTCTGGAATTCCTCGGCGACCACGTGCTCGGGCTGATCATCTCCGACATGCTGTATCGCGCCTATCCGCGCGCTGACGAGGGCGAACTGTCCAAACGTCTCGCCGATCTCGTGCGCAAGGAAAGCTGTGCCGACGTCGCCAAGTCGCTGGGGCTGCTCGACGACATCAAGCTCGGCGCGGTGGGCGCGGGGGCGGGCGCGCGCCTGCGCAAATCCGTCCTCGGCGACATCTGCGAGGCCGTAATCGGGGCGATCTATCTCGACGGCGGTTATGCGGCGGCGGCGCAATTCGTCGAGCGCAATTGGCTGGAGCGGATGCGCAAGCCCCGCCGGCCGCTGCGCGACCCCAAGACGGTGTTGCAGGAATGGGCCCAGAGCAAGGGATTGCCGACGCCGGTCTATCGCGAGATCGAGCGCACCGGGCCGCACCACGACCCGCAGTTCCGCGTCGCCGTCGACTTGCCGGGACTGGCGCTGGCCGAAGGCGTCGGCGGCTCCAAGCGCGCAGCCGAGAAGGTCGCCGCCTCCGTGATGATCGAACGCGAAGGCGTCGGCGGCGGCAGCAATGACAGTTGA
- the era gene encoding GTPase Era translates to MTVESAPGAPSETRCGFVALIGAPNVGKSTLVNALVGSKVTIVSRKVQTTRALIRGIVIEDNAQIILVDTPGIFLPKRRLDRAMVSTAWSGAHDADLVCVLLDAKAGIDEEADAILNKLATVAHPKILVLNKIDLIPREKLLALAQAANERMKFEHTFMISALSGDGVADLRKTLAKSVPPGPFHYPEDQMSDAPLRHLAAEITREKIYRQLHQELPYQSTVETDSWTERKDKSVRIEQTIFVERESQRKIVLGKGGATIKSIGAESRKEIAEIVGVPVHLFLFVKVRENWGDDPDRYREMGLEFPKE, encoded by the coding sequence ATGACAGTTGAATCCGCACCCGGCGCGCCCTCCGAGACCCGCTGCGGTTTCGTCGCGCTGATCGGCGCCCCCAACGTCGGCAAGTCCACCCTTGTCAACGCGCTGGTCGGCTCCAAGGTCACCATCGTCTCGCGCAAGGTGCAGACAACGCGCGCCCTGATCCGCGGCATCGTGATCGAGGACAACGCGCAGATCATCCTGGTCGACACGCCCGGCATCTTCTTGCCGAAGCGCCGGCTCGACCGCGCCATGGTCTCCACCGCCTGGAGCGGGGCCCATGATGCCGATCTGGTCTGCGTGCTGCTCGACGCCAAGGCCGGAATCGATGAGGAGGCCGACGCGATCCTGAACAAGCTCGCGACGGTTGCGCATCCGAAAATCCTGGTCTTGAACAAGATCGACCTGATCCCGCGCGAAAAATTGCTGGCGCTGGCGCAGGCCGCCAATGAGCGGATGAAATTCGAGCACACCTTCATGATCTCGGCGCTGTCGGGCGATGGCGTCGCCGATCTGCGCAAGACGCTCGCGAAGAGCGTGCCGCCGGGTCCGTTTCATTATCCCGAGGACCAGATGTCGGATGCGCCGCTGCGGCATCTGGCGGCGGAAATCACCCGGGAAAAGATCTACCGCCAACTCCACCAGGAACTGCCATATCAATCGACCGTTGAGACCGATAGCTGGACCGAGCGCAAGGACAAGTCGGTCCGGATCGAACAAACGATCTTCGTCGAGCGGGAGAGCCAGCGCAAGATCGTGCTCGGCAAGGGCGGTGCGACCATCAAGTCGATCGGCGCGGAGTCGCGGAAGGAAATCGCCGAAATTGTCGGAGTGCCCGTGCACCTGTTCCTGTTCGTCAAGGTGCGCGAGAACTGGGGCGACGACCCCGACCGCTACCGCGAAATGGGGCTGGAATTCCCCAAGGAATAG
- the recO gene encoding DNA repair protein RecO, whose product MEWTDEGIVLGVRRHGESSAIVELLTREHGRHLGLVRGGASSRMRPLLQPGNSVAAVWRARLDEHLGTYAIEGTRLRAATLLASSHAVYGVTHLAALARLLPERDPHEDIYEMLDRTLDDFDDAGGAAAHLIRFELAMLAELGFGLDLENCAATGATSDLIYVSPKSGGAVSRAAGEPYRDRLLRLPAFLREGEGGANSWSDQDLQDGFRLTGLFLLRHVLEPRGQHHSDARDGFINAVTRHQARISSSA is encoded by the coding sequence ATGGAGTGGACCGACGAAGGCATCGTGCTGGGCGTGCGGCGGCATGGCGAGTCCTCCGCCATCGTCGAACTGCTGACGCGCGAGCATGGCCGTCATCTCGGCCTGGTCCGCGGCGGTGCCTCCTCGCGGATGCGGCCGCTGCTGCAGCCTGGCAACAGCGTCGCCGCGGTGTGGCGGGCACGGCTCGACGAGCACCTCGGCACCTACGCAATCGAAGGCACGCGGCTGCGCGCGGCTACGCTGCTGGCGTCCTCGCATGCGGTCTATGGCGTCACCCATCTGGCTGCGCTGGCGCGGCTGTTGCCGGAGCGCGACCCGCACGAGGACATCTACGAAATGCTCGACCGCACGCTGGACGACTTCGACGACGCCGGCGGTGCGGCGGCGCACCTGATCCGGTTCGAGCTCGCGATGCTCGCCGAGCTCGGCTTCGGCCTCGATCTGGAAAACTGCGCCGCCACCGGCGCAACCTCCGACCTGATCTACGTCTCGCCGAAATCCGGCGGTGCCGTATCCCGCGCGGCCGGCGAGCCTTATCGGGACCGGCTATTGCGGCTGCCGGCCTTCCTGCGCGAAGGCGAGGGCGGGGCCAACAGTTGGTCGGACCAGGACCTGCAGGACGGCTTTCGCCTGACCGGCCTGTTCCTGCTCCGCCACGTGCTGGAGCCGCGCGGGCAGCACCATTCCGACGCGAGAGACGGGTTCATCAACGCAGTGACGCGGCATCAGGCGCGAATCAGTTCGTCGGCCTGA